A window of the bacterium genome harbors these coding sequences:
- a CDS encoding TIM barrel protein produces MGLVDLREQARRRTPEELLEHLKSFHLDLKFSAGVWFFSPSGGRFHDRYTPPMSMEEIFEKAQGLMKYGLKGLEAHYPNEIGEDNLDLWKKFLKDSGMKLVGIAANIFYESRFKFGALSSPLPEVRRVAIERVKETLRLVKELDCDFAIIWPGIDGYENNFGIDFQAMRARFAEGIAEAMDAVPGVRIAFEPKPYEPRGRIIYGTTSEGILLALRVESLLKSSPNRELLEEGHSLVTLNPEMGHILMGYEDPPYAYSLVMEYGKLAHTHWNSQPLGNYDQDLNVGVISPELAEATLYVMKMHGYRGYFGIDINPERMPVERAIINCIDAIKAMNDRIEALDHEKIIYYTLHPDKAEGLLEALLIRARAPYPEKLSPLD; encoded by the coding sequence ATGGGATTAGTTGACTTGCGTGAACAAGCAAGGAGAAGAACGCCGGAAGAGCTTTTGGAACACCTTAAAAGCTTCCATCTCGATTTGAAGTTCTCTGCCGGAGTTTGGTTCTTCTCTCCCTCCGGTGGTAGATTCCACGATAGATACACGCCCCCTATGTCTATGGAGGAAATATTTGAGAAAGCACAGGGCTTGATGAAGTATGGATTGAAGGGTTTGGAAGCTCATTATCCAAACGAGATTGGCGAGGATAACCTTGACCTTTGGAAGAAATTTCTCAAGGATAGCGGTATGAAGTTGGTGGGTATAGCGGCGAACATCTTTTATGAGAGCAGGTTTAAATTCGGCGCTCTTTCCTCGCCTCTTCCCGAGGTTAGGCGAGTTGCCATTGAGAGAGTGAAGGAGACTTTAAGGCTTGTGAAGGAGTTGGATTGCGATTTCGCGATAATCTGGCCGGGAATAGATGGCTATGAGAACAATTTCGGAATAGATTTTCAAGCTATGCGGGCGAGATTTGCTGAGGGAATAGCAGAAGCTATGGACGCTGTTCCCGGCGTGAGGATTGCCTTTGAACCAAAGCCTTACGAGCCAAGGGGAAGGATAATTTACGGCACTACAAGCGAGGGAATCCTCTTGGCTTTAAGAGTGGAAAGCCTTCTGAAATCCTCTCCAAATAGAGAACTCCTTGAAGAGGGACACTCGCTTGTTACTTTGAATCCCGAAATGGGTCATATCTTGATGGGCTATGAGGACCCTCCCTACGCTTACAGCCTGGTAATGGAATACGGGAAGCTCGCTCATACCCATTGGAATAGCCAGCCTTTGGGCAACTATGACCAAGACCTAAATGTTGGCGTCATCTCACCCGAGCTCGCGGAGGCTACACTTTATGTAATGAAGATGCACGGATACAGAGGATACTTCGGCATAGATATAAATCCTGAGCGAATGCCGGTCGAGAGGGCGATTATAAATTGCATAGACGCGATAAAGGCTATGAACGACCGGATAGAGGCTTTAGACCACGAAA